Proteins found in one Legionella pneumophila subsp. pascullei genomic segment:
- the icmD gene encoding type IVB secretion system protein IcmD/DotP: protein MNIKVIHKSGYKHWLVSAVCLALLTLICQDAAAGVSLGKMASQITGSFTSLTKLITAGSYLAGLGFSIGAIMKFKQHKDNPTQIPIGTPIALIFIAAALLFLPSILGVAGVTMFGGSGGKTAGPTGTIYKTN, encoded by the coding sequence GTGAACATTAAGGTTATCCATAAATCAGGTTATAAACACTGGCTTGTAAGTGCAGTTTGTTTGGCTTTATTGACCCTAATATGTCAGGATGCTGCTGCAGGTGTATCGCTAGGTAAAATGGCATCACAAATTACGGGTTCATTTACAAGTCTTACTAAATTGATTACAGCGGGTTCTTATTTGGCTGGCTTGGGTTTTTCGATTGGTGCGATTATGAAATTTAAGCAGCATAAGGATAATCCTACTCAAATTCCAATTGGAACACCAATTGCCTTGATATTTATTGCTGCTGCATTATTGTTCCTTCCTTCTATTTTGGGAGTAGCAGGCGTAACCATGTTCGGTGGTAGTGGTGGTAAAACAGCTGGACCTACTGGAACAATATATAAGACTAATTAA